In Candidatus Omnitrophota bacterium, a single genomic region encodes these proteins:
- the nikR gene encoding nickel-responsive transcriptional regulator NikR encodes MADVFRFGISLPRDLIEKFDRLIRQKGYTSRSKALGDLIRQELIKDEWKQGKSIAGAVTLVYDHHKRDLLNKVTDVQHDFQNLIISTQHIHLDHNNCLEIVAIKGDSKEAQSLKDILMSLKGVKHVTLSMSSTGKGLK; translated from the coding sequence ATGGCGGATGTATTCAGGTTCGGGATATCTCTTCCCAGGGACCTAATAGAAAAATTCGACAGGCTCATCAGGCAAAAAGGGTATACCAGCCGTTCAAAGGCACTCGGCGATCTTATCAGGCAGGAGCTTATCAAGGATGAGTGGAAACAGGGAAAATCGATCGCAGGTGCCGTGACGCTCGTTTACGACCATCATAAACGCGATCTTCTCAACAAGGTCACCGATGTCCAGCACGATTTCCAGAACCTTATAATATCGACCCAGCATATACACCTGGATCACAATAACTGCCTGGAGATAGTCGCCATAAAAGGGGACTCGAAGGAAGCCCAGTCACTTAAGGATATACTAATGTCATTAAAAGGCGTCAAGCACGTGACACTTAGCATGTCGAGCACCGGTAAGGGATTGAAGTAG